gagaattataaaaccgtattttcacgactcctatagggcgttgttaaatgttttaaaacgcgatcaggatatttggatattatgtgctaaagatgtcccatcttttctcaCCCTAGCCTActaatatatgaatgaatgtaacttgctgtatcttcgcatggccgaaaaacgatagtcgttataacacggtacAAACCTCGTGcaaacttacaagttaccatgtatgttacttggtaagtgattattttttgggcgGCTTttattttggacaacccatttaaagtaaccactgagttggaacaattgacggtaagtgtcttgcccataaggacacatacgtccagaacaatagcagcgacgagtcttgACCTCGTTATCTTGGGGGGGCTGGGCAGTTGTGGTAACGGCGTTGTATAAAAGGGTAAAACCCGGTTAGTGCTGTTCCGTGTATTTTAGAGACCTCCGAGCAAAACCAGCTTTGCTTGCAAGTGACTCAACAACGGTCTGTTGTCAAGAAACTATGACAATCGACAATGATGACGTATTTTTACGCGCTTTATACTAatgtcattgtgacgtcatactgtTTATCTCACTGTCGTTTTGCTCGATTGTTTCGACACAACAAACATACTGCAGATGTTTCTGGCGTATACAGTATCAGCTTAAAGTGGTTTGATTCATATGTTACATAAGGGCGCCAGTGAAGattctccccccaccttatttgctaaccccaggggttaggtgttgatggttagtaggtagcaaataaggtggggggaatCTTCACTAGCAACCTTATGATATAACTTTCATTAAGTTTGTGTTTCAACAGGGTTAAGTAATATGTTTGCTAAGTTATTTGGTTGGTGGGGGTCTAGTTGGGTGACAACATGTTTATTGGGGTTGCTCACCCTTGTTATATTGGTGTATTATTACTGGTGGAAGTTACCCCACCCCCGATACCCACCTGGAGTGAGGGGAATACCCGTGATGGGGGCTTTGCCCTTACTGGGTAAGTTCGCCCACAAAGTCATCATGCGTTGGTCACATGAGAAATATGGTCCTGTTATGTCAGTGAGGTTCGGACCGAGTGACTCGGTGGTTTTGAACGATTATGAATCTGTTTATGAGGTGGGTTCAATACTAAAGTGGCCGTCAGTAGTTTAAGATTAActcaaatataaacatatttattggtcatggaaataatataaacatgtacATAGacaattaaatatttggtaCGATAAGTCATAACAATTAGTCGCCTGCGCTGTACTTGGATAATTTAATTGTGACGAAATAACCCTTGTTTTACTGTGGTTGAGATTATAACACATTACCAACACAGGCTCTTGTCAAGCAAGGTCCAGCCTTCCTGACAAGACCAAACATAGAATTGATAAATTCTTACTCCAATGGTTACGGGTTTGGTTTTGCTGAAGGAAACAAGAAATACATGGAGGTTCGACATTTTACACTAAAGGCATTACGTGGGTGAGTGGTCGGGGTCAATGGTTCATAACTTGGTTTATATGGATAAGAGTTCACTCTTCAAGGTTAACATTATCAataaatattctatatgggtgaggtctgccatgagacctgggatttaggcctgaGTTGGCTCATCACCCCAAAAttttatatgcacattctattctatatgggtgaggtcctacagtaagaaATATCATGGAACTCTGGATTCAGACCAGAGATCCCATTACCCAGAGATTGAAGCCAGTGCTAAGTGattataacttaaatatttcatatttgttgttgCAGGTTTGGGATTGGAGGTCGTGTAATGGAGGAGCGAGTGTCAGAGGTTGCGCAAGATCTTGTTCAATCTCTTCAAGAATTGGATGGAAAACCAACAAACTTTAGGGTGGGCGGATATTATGGTTCATTTGTTTAGGCttacatacatataataatgaatgttatgaataaaattacttcagtcgttaaaatatataaattaatgtgATTTATGCATTCTCACCTAGCAGTGCAACTGCACAAGTTATAGATTGACAGTTATTATTATCATGCCACAGATGATTGTCGGAACAACAGTTTCAAACGTAATCGCGAGCATCGTCCTCGGGAAGAAGTTTCATCCAAAAGACGAAGACTTTCAACGCCATGTACAACTAATCTTTGACAGGTTgaacataaacataatataaataaatatattttattttagcgGTAATTTGAAATACTAatcaattgttttatattacttttatgttCAGTTTTGGTGACGAAGAAACTGCAAGTTACATTCTAGTATTGATGTATtttccattgttacgtcatattccACCATTCAAGAACGCCTGCAAGAAGTTTGTTGATGTTCATTTCAAACAATTTGGTGAGTTCTGTTaattaacttgtaataaatattttacaggaaaaacatgattgattcacaaaataaacagcagccttttaactatttttattttaaattcatccttttttataaatgaggTTCCCCCTTATTAGTTATTATGGATAAACTAAACATTTGGTTGGATTTAACTCTGCTactttttagatttttgtCGCAAAGAGATTTTGGAACACAAGAAGAACCTTGATGAGAACGAACCCGGGGATTACATTGATGCTTTTCTTGTGGAGATGAAGAAACATTCACCTCAAGATTCATGGTTTCATGTAAGTTGGGAGATACCTTAAGTTCCTGTTCTATATGGATAAGGTGGCAAGGAATGCTAGCAAGCCAGACATTCAGGCCAGAATTGTCCtatcaccccaacacccaggatgccacaacccgttagtgaccactgtgtttgTGCTATGCTtgtgtcttgctcaagaacCTTTAAATCAGTATCAAGCATTGAATCCCATACCTGGTTGCCACACAAAACCCAACCATTCATTGCGCTGGACAAGAATATATACAGAAAGCAgaactttaacaaaattaaacgactatttttaaaaaaattccagGACGAATCACTCATGGTCTGCGTGGCTGATCTATTTCTTGCCGGCACAGAAACGAGCACAAGTACAATAATGTGGGGGGTGGTTGTGCTTATTAACTATCCAGAGATACAAGAGAAACTTCATCAAGAAATAACCAATACAACAGGTATAGTGGGTTAATGAATCTAACACACCCTGTGCTTGAGCTGTTGCTCCTGAAGCATTATCAAGTAATTTCATCGAGGGTTCCAGCTAATGTTACAGAACATCCTTACCAGGTGAAGCGCTGCCAAGCTTAAACCATAGGGATGATCTTCCGTTGCTTCAAGCTTTCATTCAAGAAGTTTATCGATGCATGACCCTCGTACCATTGGGTGTTCAGCACCAAACTACTAAGGATGTAGAGATTAGTGGTTATTGTATCCCTAAAGATACTGTGGTAAGTAACATCTTATCCAAACATTGCTTGTCCTGTTGCTATCGGACATAATGTGATTTTGGTAATAACTATTTgggtaaaaatgttaatttcaTGGCACCAATGTTACGTCTGCAATCTGATAGACACTATCCAAGAATAGAAAAAGACATTTCCAAAAGAGCTGTTTCTAAAGTTACATTGCATGTGTTGATAAGTTTTGTACCAGGTTTTCACAAACATTGATGCCGTTCACCACGATCCAAATATCTGGAAGAATCCGAGCGAGTTTAACATTTATCGTCACATCGATAAAGACGGGAAGTTCATTCCTTCCAAGAAAGTGATCCCGTTTGGAATCGGATGCAGATCGTGTCTTGGTGAAAAGTTGGCGAGGATTGAGATCTTCCTCTTCCTTGCCAACATTATCAAGAGGTTCAAGGTCCTCCCTGATCCTGAGAGCCAAGATCTTCCTCCAATGGACGACGGGATCACTGGGTTCGGTTTCTTCCCGTTTCCCTTCAAAGCTGTCGTCCTTCCACGGAAAAATGAAGAAATTCCTGAATAACTACTTTAAACAGagtaagttattttaaattactttcattAACCTTTCTCATGCGATATTTGTTTGCAGAAGATACAAGAACAACCAAGCAACcccaaaacatttaaaccaaGGGAAGAGGATATTCCCCAAATCTAACTTTTTGCTTATAaagtttactgattaatgcagtgtaaatatttttagtgtagacttgcccaccctgccacctcAACGTTGTCGCCTATGCATACCAGTATTATTTTACTACCCTCATTTATTACTGATTGCTTTGTTGTTCATCTGCTACCACATATTgcactaaataaataacaccATATGCCTCTACTCTACTTTCCTGCACTTGTTGTATAAACTGTCAATTTACCTCCCCCGTATTTTCGTTGCCCCACTATCATGGTATAACTGCAATCGaggaaacaaaatatatttgttttgatacCAAGGCAAATCAACCGAtattaaaaccacaaaaaagaaaccaaaaaCTGACAATTTACAAATAACTGATTCGGCAACAAACACGGAAAGTGTAAAGATAGGTTGGATTAAtgcgtttgtgacgtaactgtGGATTACTCTGGAACTTTGCTAGAAACGTAACAAAGGCGTACATATGTAATAatagcgattgtgacgtaaagtTCAAACAATGACCACATAATAAAATACGgtatttatgttaatatttatcttaattaaattattaaacggCGAAAgaaaggaattagcagcaaaacaactgtcgttaaaacacgctacgggtaAAACCCACTTCAATAAAAGCGACAAATAAAATCGTCACTGCTAAACCTCAAACAAATTGCCGCAATTTCGATTTCTGAATTCTTTAATTTCGTGCAGTTGGAATACCGGGGTTCGAGTTCGTAAATACTCGATGCATGTTTGGTGGAGGGTTGTTCAACAGAAAGGATCGTAATCGTTGTGGAACCGAGCCATATATCGTGTGTGAACCAAACttgaacaacaacaacccaTGTTCATCGCTTTAATATTGTTGGTACTTAACGTTAGCCCCCATCATGGGTATCATGGGTTCCCCTCACTCCAGGTGGGTACCGGGGGTGGAGTAACTTCCACCAATAATAATACACCAATAGAACAAGGGTGAGCAACCCCATTAAACATGTTGTCACCCAACTAGAGAACAACTCCCATAAACACGTAGACGTTAATGGAAAtctagaaaatatttaaaaacaaacaaacagagaaaatatgtgacgtcacaattataTCTCTATGACGCAATAGACCATTGTCCCCTTACAATTAAACTGACGTCACATCAAAGCCAACCAAGCGTGCAGAAACGTCGGCGATCGCTGAGGAACATTCGTAGTTTAGTTTTGAACGAGTGGTGCAATGGATGTGGAAAGTGTTGGTTGTTTATGGGGGTTGTACTCTAGTTGGGTGACAACATGTTTAATGGGGTTGCTCACCCTTGTTATATTGGTGTATTATTATTGGTGGAAGTTACCCCACCCCCGGTACCCACCTGGAGTGAGGGGAATACCCGTGATGGGGGCTACCCCATTCTTCGGAAAATACCCCCAAGAAACTTTAGCAAGATGGTCACGTGATAAATATGGTCCGATCATGTCGGCTCGGTTCGGTCAAGACGAAGCTGTTGTGTTGAACGATTTTGAAACGATGCATGAGGTAGCCCATAGGCCTATAACGTGTAATGTTGGATATTTAATTTAGGAAAa
The window above is part of the Ciona intestinalis unplaced genomic scaffold, KH HT001133.1, whole genome shotgun sequence genome. Proteins encoded here:
- the LOC100185636 gene encoding cytochrome P450 2A13 yields the protein MFAKLFGWWGSSWVTTCLLGLLTLVILVYYYWWKLPHPRYPPGVRGIPVMGALPLLGKFAHKVIMRWSHEKYGPVMSVRFGPSDSVVLNDYESVYEALVKQGPAFLTRPNIELINSYSNGYGFGFAEGNKKYMEVRHFTLKALRGFGIGGRVMEERVSEVAQDLVQSLQELDGKPTNFRMIVGTTVSNVIASIVLGKKFHPKDEDFQRHVQLIFDSFGDEETASYILVLMYFPLLRHIPPFKNACKKFVDVHFKQFDFCRKEILEHKKNLDENEPGDYIDAFLVEMKKHSPQDSWFHDESLMVCVADLFLAGTETSTSTIMWGVVVLINYPEIQEKLHQEITNTTGEALPSLNHRDDLPLLQAFIQEVYRCMTLVPLGVQHQTTKDVEISGYCIPKDTVVFTNIDAVHHDPNIWKNPSEFNIYRHIDKDGKFIPSKKVIPFGIGCRSCLGEKLARIEIFLFLANIIKRFKVLPDPESQDLPPMDDGITGFGFFPFPFKAVVLPRKNEEIPE